Proteins from a single region of Pseudomonas sp. 10S4:
- a CDS encoding S8 family serine peptidase, translating into MKPELRIGVVDSGHSAVQRVQVVAGRRFSLLEDGLAESDLRDDPLGHGSAVIEAIGRRAPAAVFCVAQVFDQRGVTSALQIATAIDWLVAQDVRLINLSLGLRQDRSLLREACAAAVASGVLLCASSPAQGEGVYPAKYPQVLRVTGDARCAENEWSWLNSAQADFAACVHGTYPGQSGASLGCAALSGHIAGFLVAHPDVSNEQVIEWLRENARYRGPERRSGP; encoded by the coding sequence ATGAAGCCTGAACTGCGAATTGGCGTGGTGGACAGCGGTCATTCGGCGGTGCAGCGAGTGCAGGTTGTTGCGGGGCGCCGGTTTTCGTTGCTGGAGGATGGGTTGGCGGAAAGTGATTTACGCGACGATCCGCTTGGCCACGGCAGCGCGGTGATCGAGGCCATCGGGCGGCGCGCGCCGGCGGCGGTGTTTTGTGTGGCGCAGGTGTTTGACCAGCGTGGCGTCACCAGTGCCTTGCAGATCGCCACGGCGATTGACTGGCTGGTGGCGCAGGATGTGCGGCTGATCAATTTGAGCCTGGGGTTGCGGCAGGACCGCAGCTTGTTGCGCGAAGCCTGCGCGGCAGCCGTGGCGAGCGGCGTGTTGTTGTGTGCATCGAGTCCGGCTCAGGGCGAGGGCGTGTATCCAGCGAAATATCCACAGGTGTTGCGCGTCACTGGTGATGCCCGTTGTGCCGAGAACGAATGGTCGTGGCTCAACAGTGCCCAGGCGGATTTCGCGGCGTGTGTGCATGGGACGTATCCGGGGCAGTCCGGGGCCAGTCTGGGGTGTGCGGCGTTGAGCGGACACATTGCCGGTTTCCTGGTTGCTCATCCTGATGTGAGCAATGAGCAGGTCATTGAATGGCTGCGAGAGAACGCTCGTTATCGTGGTCCAGAACGGCGCAGCGGGCCATGA
- a CDS encoding ABC transporter ATP-binding protein yields MQRLIVRLIDSQNPQALQSSLRWLYSFVRPHRLAIAGLLGLSVCASLLVLVQPWLTKLLIDDGLLGRNFPVLVLIAGLMIVAGLLGTALSGINRYLHTRLSGRILFALRDDLYRHLQTLSPSFYGQRRIGDLMSRLDGDVAEIQRFAVDSLFSAVSSVIGLFFSVAMLLTLSWKLSLLALVLIPLDVLWLRWMRRKVERDVRQLRERSADMSSFMVETLPVMKFIQSAGQQQREARRLESLGQGYMSQLLRLQVTEFFTQAVPGTLTSLSRACAFLIGGYWVVQGTWQLGALIAFSTYLGMAVGPVQSLLGLYVAIQRMTVSLGRVMELRGEEPTVLTPVTPQPIPRCGELRFDNVHFSHPGRPSTLRGIDARIPYGLKVALSGGSGVGKSTLIDLLQRHHDPQSGRVLLGEIDLRELDLFELRRRIAIVSQDIVLFRGSLADNLAYAVPDASREAIAGVAQLAQLDSLIASLPEGLDSPLGERGQQLSGGQKQRIAIARALLQDPLILVLDEATSAVDEATEREVIEAIDRLFAGRTRILISHRPSTLADADLRFELLDGVLTSKTVMHEA; encoded by the coding sequence ATGCAGCGCCTGATCGTTCGGCTGATCGACAGCCAGAATCCGCAAGCCCTGCAATCTTCGTTGCGCTGGCTCTACAGCTTCGTGCGACCGCATCGACTGGCGATTGCCGGGTTGCTCGGGTTGTCGGTCTGCGCTTCGTTGTTGGTGCTGGTGCAACCGTGGTTGACCAAACTGCTGATTGACGACGGCCTGCTGGGGCGCAATTTCCCGGTGTTGGTGCTGATCGCGGGGTTGATGATCGTCGCCGGTTTGCTCGGTACGGCGCTGTCGGGGATCAACCGTTACCTGCACACGCGGCTGTCCGGACGGATCCTGTTCGCCCTGCGCGATGACCTTTATCGACACTTGCAGACCTTGTCGCCGAGCTTCTATGGCCAGCGGCGGATCGGCGACCTGATGTCGCGCCTCGATGGCGACGTCGCAGAGATTCAGCGCTTTGCCGTGGACTCGTTGTTTTCGGCGGTATCGAGCGTGATCGGGCTGTTCTTCTCCGTGGCGATGCTGCTGACCTTGTCCTGGAAACTCTCGCTGCTGGCGCTGGTGCTGATTCCCCTCGACGTGCTGTGGCTGCGCTGGATGCGGCGCAAGGTCGAGCGCGATGTGCGGCAATTGCGCGAGCGTTCGGCGGACATGTCGTCATTCATGGTCGAGACCCTGCCGGTGATGAAATTCATCCAGTCCGCCGGCCAGCAACAACGCGAAGCGCGACGGCTGGAGAGCTTGGGCCAGGGTTATATGAGCCAGTTGCTGCGCCTGCAAGTCACCGAGTTTTTCACCCAGGCTGTGCCCGGCACACTGACGTCGTTGTCGCGGGCCTGTGCGTTTTTGATCGGCGGTTATTGGGTGGTGCAGGGGACGTGGCAACTCGGCGCGCTGATCGCGTTTTCAACTTATCTCGGGATGGCGGTGGGGCCGGTGCAAAGTCTGCTCGGGCTCTATGTCGCCATTCAGCGGATGACCGTCAGCCTCGGGCGCGTCATGGAGTTGCGCGGCGAAGAGCCGACCGTGCTCACACCGGTCACGCCGCAGCCGATACCGCGCTGCGGCGAGCTGCGTTTTGACAACGTGCATTTCAGCCATCCGGGGCGTCCGAGCACCTTGCGCGGGATTGATGCACGCATTCCCTACGGTTTGAAAGTCGCCCTGAGTGGCGGCTCGGGTGTCGGCAAATCGACCCTGATCGACCTGCTGCAACGGCATCACGATCCGCAATCTGGCCGGGTGTTGTTGGGGGAAATCGATCTGCGGGAACTGGACCTGTTCGAGCTGCGTCGACGGATTGCGATCGTCAGTCAGGACATCGTGCTGTTTCGCGGCAGCCTCGCCGATAACCTGGCGTATGCGGTGCCGGATGCCAGTCGCGAGGCGATTGCCGGTGTTGCGCAGTTGGCGCAACTCGACAGCCTGATCGCATCCTTGCCCGAAGGCCTCGACAGTCCGTTGGGTGAGCGCGGTCAGCAGCTCTCCGGCGGGCAGAAACAGCGGATCGCCATTGCCCGGGCGCTGTTGCAGGACCCATTGATTCTGGTGCTCGACGAAGCGACTTCGGCGGTGGATGAAGCCACCGAGCGTGAAGTGATCGAAGCCATCGACCGACTGTTTGCCGGGCGTACGCGCATCCTTATCAGCCATCGTCCATCGACTCTGGCGGACGCCGATCTGCGCTTTGAATTGCTCGACGGTGTGCTCACCTCGAAAACGGTGATGCATGAAGCCTGA
- a CDS encoding histone deacetylase family protein produces the protein MRSFFHPEQLLHHPRSYYSRGQMRTPQEVPERAQRLVQASHSLGFKVEQPADAGLAPLLAVHGAPYLAFLQEAHQRWKEIPEDWGDEVMSNIFVREPNALRGILAQASRYLADGSCPVGEQTWRSAYWSAQSAIAGAQALLDGEPAAYALCRPPGHHARAEAAGGFCYVNNAAVAAQVLLGGFERVAVLDTDMHHGQGIQEIFYERDDVLYVSVHGDPTNFYPGVAGFADERGVGAGEGFNLNLPMAHGASEADFLGQLEVALAAVKDFGAEVLVLSLGFDIFELDPQSKVAVTREGFAVLGERIRSLGLPCLIVQEGGYHLESLEDNARAFFVNSDVWHL, from the coding sequence ATGCGCAGTTTTTTTCACCCCGAACAATTGCTCCACCATCCACGCAGCTACTACTCCCGCGGGCAAATGCGCACGCCACAGGAAGTGCCGGAGCGCGCTCAAAGATTGGTACAGGCTTCTCATTCTTTGGGCTTCAAAGTCGAGCAACCCGCCGACGCGGGACTCGCTCCTTTGCTGGCGGTACACGGTGCGCCGTACCTGGCGTTCCTGCAGGAAGCCCATCAACGCTGGAAGGAAATCCCCGAGGACTGGGGCGACGAAGTCATGTCGAACATCTTCGTCCGCGAGCCCAACGCCCTGCGCGGGATTCTCGCCCAGGCTTCCCGTTATCTGGCCGATGGCAGTTGCCCGGTGGGTGAGCAGACCTGGCGTTCGGCTTATTGGTCGGCGCAAAGCGCGATTGCCGGTGCCCAGGCGTTACTCGACGGCGAACCGGCCGCGTATGCCTTGTGCCGTCCACCGGGGCACCACGCCCGAGCCGAAGCGGCCGGCGGTTTCTGCTACGTGAACAACGCCGCAGTCGCGGCCCAAGTGTTGCTCGGCGGGTTTGAACGGGTGGCGGTGCTCGACACCGACATGCATCACGGCCAGGGCATTCAAGAGATTTTCTACGAGCGTGATGACGTGCTGTACGTCTCGGTGCATGGCGATCCGACCAACTTCTATCCGGGGGTGGCCGGGTTTGCCGATGAGCGTGGCGTCGGGGCGGGGGAGGGTTTCAACCTGAATCTGCCGATGGCTCACGGCGCTAGCGAGGCGGATTTCCTCGGGCAACTTGAGGTGGCGTTGGCGGCGGTGAAAGACTTTGGTGCCGAGGTGCTGGTGCTGTCCCTGGGGTTCGATATTTTTGAATTGGACCCGCAGAGCAAAGTGGCGGTGACGCGGGAAGGGTTTGCAGTGTTGGGCGAGCGGATTCGCAGCCTTGGGTTACCGTGCCTGATTGTGCAGGAGGGCGGTTATCACCTGGAGAGTCTTGAGGACAACGCCCGGGCGTTTTTTGTGAATTCCGACGTTTGGCACCTTTGA
- a CDS encoding sigma-54-dependent Fis family transcriptional regulator, with protein sequence MTLIKTTHPKPQQEARLAREKLHLEGEVPDGVLRAEIDASWRRSLSHGVHFNGKHELTLESSASLEVLLASNRLLIDAAMPAIDYLAERQGKEGLIILANSDATILAVEGRADRLKGSGLQDITLGACWSEAARGTNALGTALVEARPTLIDCGEHYLDRLSDFSCTSVPIHCPQGDILGVLDLTREGPLGRVHDSTALLAMAVSQIESRVFNASYPDQIVLAFHSRRQYLESPWQGLLAVSLGGQILAVSAQACQLLRAERSALVGHRCEEFLGVDGLQLLARLQQGGIGSLQTAKGEFFYKTLRAPQRSINVGTTPRPVAKPAKPQPDLESLAGSNVRYARALRMARQGLANELPVLLLGETGTGKEVIARALHMAGTRCDKPFVAVNCAAIPEGLIESELFGYREGAFTGSRRGGMVGRLQQAHGGTLFLDEIGDMPLALQARLLRVLQDRKVAPLGAGEEQDIDVALICATHRDLKRLVEDKHFREDLFYRVNGISVMLPPLREREDFSGLVGRLLAKLDAPTVTLHDDLSKLLGGYHWPGNIRQLEMVLRTALAMREVGDTVLTLDHLPDSMLDDLTATERPQAGSIRENELELIRQSLDAHQGNVSAAADALGISRATLYRKLKQLRP encoded by the coding sequence ATGACACTCATAAAAACAACACATCCCAAACCGCAACAGGAAGCACGGCTGGCCCGGGAAAAGCTTCACCTCGAAGGCGAAGTCCCCGATGGCGTATTGCGTGCGGAAATCGATGCCTCGTGGCGGCGCAGCCTCAGCCACGGCGTGCATTTCAACGGCAAACACGAACTGACGCTCGAATCGAGCGCCAGCCTTGAAGTGTTGCTGGCGAGCAATCGCCTGCTGATCGACGCCGCGATGCCGGCCATCGATTACCTGGCCGAGCGCCAGGGCAAGGAAGGGCTGATTATCCTCGCCAACTCCGACGCGACCATCCTCGCCGTCGAAGGCCGCGCCGACCGCCTCAAGGGCTCTGGCCTGCAAGACATCACCCTCGGTGCCTGCTGGAGTGAAGCCGCTCGCGGCACCAACGCCCTCGGCACCGCATTGGTCGAAGCCCGACCGACCCTGATCGATTGCGGCGAACATTACCTGGATCGGCTGAGCGATTTCTCCTGCACCTCAGTGCCGATCCACTGCCCGCAAGGCGACATCCTCGGCGTCCTCGACCTCACTCGCGAAGGCCCACTCGGCCGGGTTCACGACAGCACTGCGTTGTTGGCCATGGCCGTCAGCCAGATTGAAAGCCGGGTGTTCAACGCCAGTTATCCGGATCAAATCGTCCTCGCATTCCACAGCCGTCGGCAGTACCTCGAATCGCCGTGGCAAGGCCTGCTGGCGGTGAGCCTCGGCGGGCAGATCCTCGCGGTCAGCGCCCAGGCCTGCCAATTGCTGCGCGCCGAGCGTTCGGCACTGGTGGGGCACCGCTGCGAGGAGTTTCTCGGGGTCGATGGCCTGCAACTGCTGGCCCGGCTGCAACAGGGCGGCATCGGCAGCCTGCAAACCGCCAAGGGCGAATTCTTCTACAAAACCCTGCGTGCACCGCAGCGTTCGATCAACGTCGGCACCACGCCGCGCCCGGTTGCCAAACCCGCCAAACCACAACCGGACCTCGAATCCCTGGCCGGCAGCAATGTCCGTTATGCCCGCGCCTTGCGCATGGCCCGACAAGGCCTGGCGAATGAACTGCCGGTGTTGCTGCTCGGCGAAACCGGCACTGGTAAAGAAGTCATCGCCCGTGCCCTGCACATGGCCGGCACGCGCTGCGACAAACCCTTCGTCGCGGTGAACTGCGCGGCGATCCCCGAAGGCCTGATCGAGTCAGAATTGTTCGGTTACCGCGAAGGCGCCTTCACCGGTTCACGCCGTGGCGGCATGGTCGGGCGCCTGCAACAGGCTCACGGCGGCACCTTGTTCCTCGATGAAATCGGCGACATGCCGTTGGCCTTGCAAGCGCGACTGCTGCGGGTGTTGCAGGACCGCAAAGTCGCGCCATTGGGCGCTGGCGAAGAGCAGGACATCGACGTCGCACTGATCTGCGCCACCCACCGCGACCTCAAGCGTCTGGTCGAGGACAAACACTTTCGCGAAGACTTGTTCTACCGGGTCAACGGCATCAGCGTGATGCTCCCGCCGCTGCGCGAACGCGAAGATTTCAGTGGCCTGGTCGGTCGACTGCTGGCCAAACTCGACGCCCCGACCGTCACCTTGCACGACGACCTGAGCAAATTGCTCGGCGGCTATCACTGGCCGGGCAACATCCGCCAATTGGAGATGGTCTTGCGCACGGCGTTGGCGATGCGCGAGGTGGGGGACACCGTGCTCACCCTCGACCACTTGCCCGACAGCATGCTCGATGACTTGACCGCCACCGAACGCCCGCAGGCCGGGAGCATTCGCGAAAACGAACTGGAGCTGATTCGCCAATCCCTCGACGCGCATCAGGGCAATGTCTCGGCCGCCGCCGACGCGTTGGGCATCAGCCGCGCGACCCTGTATCGCAAACTCAAGCAGTTGCGCCCGTGA